Proteins found in one Brachypodium distachyon strain Bd21 chromosome 5, Brachypodium_distachyon_v3.0, whole genome shotgun sequence genomic segment:
- the LOC100828953 gene encoding DNA-directed RNA polymerases II, IV and V subunit 12, which produces MDPQQPEPVSYLCGDCGAENTLKSGDVIQSRECGYRILYKKRTRRIVQYEAR; this is translated from the exons ATGGATCCGCAGCAGCCGGAGCCCGTCAGCTATCTGTGCGGAG ATTGCGGAGCTGAGAACACGCTAAAGTCAGGAGATGTGATCCAGTCCCGTGAATGTGGCTACCGCATCCTCTACAAGAAGCGCACCCGCCGAA TTGTTCAATATGAAGCGCGTTGA
- the LOC100828653 gene encoding uncharacterized protein LOC100828653 isoform X1 has product MASSAKVTITLGRSGQVVKRKAIADIGNDDEVPVSGRKRPVRERLGNNVVDSDSFGGQPRSKRRQTESNSSQLGDDSLVEVRQIGRDDLRLKLMKKGLSKKSNGDTEQNGVDLREKLSRNSKNLLRYEARGRDQESRPSYAVRDVLESRSRYGLRERVPESRASTLGSEMTSARSADDLFKMDSSGKPYPSWNADWGRSPDKLPSFRRDVSPPISVRRDMSPPRSVRRDMSPPRSVRRGMSPPRSVRRGMSPPRSVRRGMSPPGTYSQIRSIPPLRSVGTTRSSSHISRESPDTLRTHQHYEGKSTISNDTLQPANGITPSGPRLPTAPVMTEVPLTVTGLLNSLGLEKYVVLFQAEEVDMAALSQMKDSDLKDMGVPMGPRKKILLAAAPYAKQRQR; this is encoded by the exons ATGGCGTCCTCGGCTAAGGTCACCATCACCCTCGGGCGCAGCGGTCAG GTCGTCAAAAGGAAAGCTATTGCTGATATTGGTAATGATGATGAAGTGCCAGTATCAGGTAGAAAGAGGCCTGTGAGAGAGCGATTGGGAAATAATGTGGTTGATTCTGATTCGTTTGGTGGGCAGCCGAGAAGCAAAAG ACGGCAAACAGAAAGCAATAGCTCACAGCTTGGAGATGATAGTTTGG TTGAAGTTCGCCAGATTGGCAGGGATGATTTAAGGCTGAAGCTAATGAAGAAAGGCTTGTCAAAGAAGAGCAATGGTGACACAGAACAGAATGGAGTGGATCTCCGTGAAAAGCTTTCCCGGAATTCAAAGAATCTACTGAGATATGAAGCAAGAGGACGTGATCAAGAATCAAGGCCTAGTTATGCCGTGAGAGATGTCCTAGAATCAAGATCTAGGTATGGTTTGAGGGAGAGAGTTCCAGAGTCAAGAGCATCTACTCTTGGAAGTGAAATGACTTCTGCAAGAAGTGCAGATGATCTGTTCAAGATGGACTCTTCTGGGAAACCTTATCCGTCATGGAATGCTGATTGGGGCAGGTCCCCAGACAAGCTCCCAAGCTTTCGAAGAGACGTGTCCCCCCCAATAAGTGTTCGAAGAGACATGTCTCCCCCAAGAAGTGTTCGAAGAGACATGTCTCCCCCAAGAAGTGTTCGAAGAGGCATGTCTCCCCCAAGAAGTGTTCGAAGAGGCATGTCTCCCCCAAGAAGTGTTCGAAGAGGCATGTCTCCCCCAGGAACTTACAGTCAGATAAGGTCCATTCCACCCCTGAGATCTGTCGGTACCACAAGATCTTCAAGTCATATCTCAAGAGAATCTCCTGACACATTAAGAACCCATCAGCATTATGAAGGCAAATCTACCATTTCAAATGATACACTACAACCAGCTAATGGAATCACTCCATCTGGCCCACGTCTTCCTACAGCCCCTGTGATG ACAGAAGTACCACTCACAGTTACTGGATTACTGAATTCACTGGGACTTGAGAAGTATGTTGTCCTATTTCAGGCCGAGGAG GTGGACATGGCAGCTCTGAGTCAGATGAAAGATAGTGACCTCAAGGATATGGGAGTACCAATG GGCCCTAGGAAGAAGATTCTCCTTGCGGCGGCACCATATGCAAAACAACGGCAAAGGTGA
- the LOC100828653 gene encoding uncharacterized protein LOC100828653 isoform X2 — translation MWLILIRLVGSREAKVEVRQIGRDDLRLKLMKKGLSKKSNGDTEQNGVDLREKLSRNSKNLLRYEARGRDQESRPSYAVRDVLESRSRYGLRERVPESRASTLGSEMTSARSADDLFKMDSSGKPYPSWNADWGRSPDKLPSFRRDVSPPISVRRDMSPPRSVRRDMSPPRSVRRGMSPPRSVRRGMSPPRSVRRGMSPPGTYSQIRSIPPLRSVGTTRSSSHISRESPDTLRTHQHYEGKSTISNDTLQPANGITPSGPRLPTAPVMTEVPLTVTGLLNSLGLEKYVVLFQAEEVDMAALSQMKDSDLKDMGVPMGPRKKILLAAAPYAKQRQR, via the exons ATGTGGTTGATTCTGATTCGTTTGGTGGGCAGCCGAGAAGCAAAAG TTGAAGTTCGCCAGATTGGCAGGGATGATTTAAGGCTGAAGCTAATGAAGAAAGGCTTGTCAAAGAAGAGCAATGGTGACACAGAACAGAATGGAGTGGATCTCCGTGAAAAGCTTTCCCGGAATTCAAAGAATCTACTGAGATATGAAGCAAGAGGACGTGATCAAGAATCAAGGCCTAGTTATGCCGTGAGAGATGTCCTAGAATCAAGATCTAGGTATGGTTTGAGGGAGAGAGTTCCAGAGTCAAGAGCATCTACTCTTGGAAGTGAAATGACTTCTGCAAGAAGTGCAGATGATCTGTTCAAGATGGACTCTTCTGGGAAACCTTATCCGTCATGGAATGCTGATTGGGGCAGGTCCCCAGACAAGCTCCCAAGCTTTCGAAGAGACGTGTCCCCCCCAATAAGTGTTCGAAGAGACATGTCTCCCCCAAGAAGTGTTCGAAGAGACATGTCTCCCCCAAGAAGTGTTCGAAGAGGCATGTCTCCCCCAAGAAGTGTTCGAAGAGGCATGTCTCCCCCAAGAAGTGTTCGAAGAGGCATGTCTCCCCCAGGAACTTACAGTCAGATAAGGTCCATTCCACCCCTGAGATCTGTCGGTACCACAAGATCTTCAAGTCATATCTCAAGAGAATCTCCTGACACATTAAGAACCCATCAGCATTATGAAGGCAAATCTACCATTTCAAATGATACACTACAACCAGCTAATGGAATCACTCCATCTGGCCCACGTCTTCCTACAGCCCCTGTGATG ACAGAAGTACCACTCACAGTTACTGGATTACTGAATTCACTGGGACTTGAGAAGTATGTTGTCCTATTTCAGGCCGAGGAG GTGGACATGGCAGCTCTGAGTCAGATGAAAGATAGTGACCTCAAGGATATGGGAGTACCAATG GGCCCTAGGAAGAAGATTCTCCTTGCGGCGGCACCATATGCAAAACAACGGCAAAGGTGA
- the LOC112269379 gene encoding uncharacterized protein LOC112269379 has protein sequence MGSVVGTAANGIGTFLGNAFTAPFRSLFGASCEGVCSGTWDVACFLEHLCVSSLARLFMVLVLSYIMLLLAYLMCKVGIIQCVVKKGCKMSAAACSACCRVLGASSCFLWRKLRDTKRVHRGRRAGSSSEEEGSEDSYDDADDGRSVRRRSRAREGSSSVRERKKDRLRRLSC, from the exons ATGGGGTCCGTCGTCGGCACGGCGGCGAACGGCATCGGCACGTTCCTCGGCAACGCCTTCACCGCGCCCTTCAGGAGTCTCTTCGGCGCGTCCTGCGA GGGCGTTTGTTCAGGGACGTGGGACGTGGCCTGCTTCCTGGAGCACCTGTGCGTGTCCAGTCTAGCCAGGCTCTTCATGGTGCTGGTCCTCTCATACATCA TGCTGTTGCTGGCGTACCTGATGTGCAAAGTGGGCATCATCCAGTGCGTGGTGAAGAAGGGCTGCAagatgtcggcggcggcgtgctctGCCTGCTGCCGCGTGCTGGGGGCCTCGTCCTGCTTCCTCTGGCGCAAGCTGCGGGACACCAAGCGCGTGCACCGCGGACGACGCGCCGGATCGAGCTCCGAAGAAGAGGGCTCCGAGGACTCCTACGACGATGCTGATGATGGGAGGAGCGTGAGAAGGCGGAGCAGGGCGAGAGAGGGGTCGTCGTcggtgagggagaggaagaaggacaGGCTGCGGCGGTTGTCCTGttga